One region of Chitinophaga varians genomic DNA includes:
- a CDS encoding RagB/SusD family nutrient uptake outer membrane protein: MIRYIQHTVKYLALMLPVCLLSCNKQLDLSPTDNIIDPGRTFRNVADLNGGLLGAYSRLTYNTIYNVSLVTDECTLPSENGTGGGVASYRWQIDPGNGTITASFNEYYVTIDRANRVLAALPQVPAKGDEVAKRDQYQGELLALRAYCHFQLLQSYAQDYTPNALGVPYMDVSKVSSPARNTFAEVMARIEDDLKAAKKLIPASFDDNTHITLAAVSAIQARVALYEKKWSDAVTYATEAIQAMPLAARNKFAAIWKDTDESEVIWKLKQMPGTDDDLIGGVYFKKRVALYVPSFELIKLFDKDNDVRYPAYIQFDDSRGAGKSAYLVNKYTGSSGNPGLADLKVFRTGEMYLVRAEAAAELGQNGDAANDLNGLRAARIDGYTPQVFADKDALITAIYTERFKELAFEGHRLFDLRRRSLPVTREPEDAVNALGAVLLKPGQRGYVFPIPDAETKANRNMEQNKPY; this comes from the coding sequence ATGATCCGTTATATTCAACATACTGTTAAATACCTGGCACTGATGCTGCCGGTATGCCTGCTTTCGTGCAACAAACAACTGGACCTGTCGCCCACAGACAATATCATTGATCCGGGAAGGACTTTTCGCAACGTCGCCGATCTTAATGGCGGCCTGCTGGGCGCTTACTCACGGCTTACCTACAATACCATTTACAACGTATCGCTGGTAACAGACGAGTGTACGTTGCCCAGCGAAAACGGTACCGGTGGCGGCGTAGCTTCCTACCGCTGGCAGATAGACCCGGGCAACGGCACCATTACCGCTTCTTTCAATGAATACTATGTTACGATAGACCGTGCCAACCGTGTGCTGGCCGCGTTGCCACAGGTGCCTGCCAAAGGCGATGAAGTAGCGAAGCGCGACCAATATCAGGGCGAGCTGCTGGCATTACGGGCGTACTGCCACTTCCAGCTGTTGCAGAGTTACGCGCAGGACTATACGCCCAATGCGCTGGGCGTGCCTTATATGGACGTTTCCAAAGTCAGCTCCCCCGCCCGTAATACTTTTGCGGAAGTAATGGCGCGTATTGAAGATGATCTTAAAGCCGCGAAGAAACTGATCCCTGCCTCCTTTGATGATAATACCCATATCACCCTGGCAGCAGTGTCAGCGATACAGGCACGGGTAGCCCTGTACGAAAAGAAATGGAGCGATGCCGTCACCTATGCCACAGAAGCTATCCAGGCCATGCCGCTGGCGGCACGTAACAAGTTCGCCGCCATCTGGAAAGATACCGATGAATCGGAAGTCATCTGGAAACTGAAGCAGATGCCCGGTACCGACGATGACCTGATCGGCGGTGTTTATTTCAAAAAGCGTGTAGCCTTATACGTCCCCTCCTTTGAACTGATTAAATTGTTTGACAAAGACAATGATGTGCGTTACCCGGCTTATATACAATTTGATGACAGCCGTGGCGCCGGTAAATCCGCTTACCTGGTCAATAAATACACCGGCAGTAGTGGTAACCCCGGGCTGGCAGACCTGAAGGTGTTCCGTACCGGAGAGATGTACCTGGTCCGTGCAGAGGCCGCGGCGGAGCTGGGCCAGAACGGCGATGCCGCCAATGACCTGAACGGTCTGCGTGCCGCCCGTATTGACGGTTATACACCGCAGGTGTTTGCCGATAAAGATGCGCTGATCACTGCCATCTATACAGAACGATTTAAAGAACTGGCGTTTGAAGGGCATCGTTTGTTTGACTTGAGGAGACGTTCCTTACCTGTAACACGTGAACCGGAAGACGCGGTGAATGCGCTGGGAGCAGTGCTGCTGAAGCCGGGACAGCGCGGTTATGTGTTCCCGATACCGGACGCCGAAACCAAGGCTAACAGGAACATGGAGCAGAATAAACCTTATTGA
- a CDS encoding cyanophycinase, protein MNGIKIMGLLTITAICFSACDGGDKAPKTIPGRPASIGIVGDTADVIKPVTGGVALIGGGGNVDGAFRWMIARSGGGDVVVLTASANAGYNVDIDSLGKVNSVETLNITSRELANNDTVARIIRNAEMLFIAGGDQSRYMNNWRGTKTAEAINYLLTEKKAPVGGTSAGCAVLSGLYYSGEGGSAVSDSVLANPYDTLVKVYNNDFLHAPYLSGVISDQHYVKRGRQGRHVTFMSRIITDYGIFPMGIAPDEKTAVCIDEHGVATVFGVSKAYFIQADSLKKPELCVKGQPLQWNCNGQALKVYEIPASATGNGRFPLSAGDTTAPAGGTWYWWWVENGVLKTRQI, encoded by the coding sequence ATGAACGGAATAAAGATAATGGGCCTGTTAACGATAACGGCTATATGTTTTAGTGCTTGTGACGGGGGGGACAAAGCTCCTAAGACGATTCCCGGCCGTCCGGCTTCTATTGGTATTGTGGGTGATACGGCCGATGTGATTAAACCGGTAACGGGAGGCGTGGCGCTGATAGGTGGCGGCGGCAATGTGGACGGCGCTTTCCGCTGGATGATAGCCCGCAGCGGCGGTGGCGATGTGGTAGTGCTTACTGCCTCTGCGAACGCCGGTTATAACGTGGACATCGATTCATTGGGCAAGGTGAATTCCGTCGAAACGCTTAATATCACCAGCCGGGAACTGGCGAATAATGATACGGTAGCACGTATTATCCGGAATGCGGAAATGTTGTTTATCGCCGGTGGCGACCAGTCCCGTTATATGAACAACTGGAGAGGCACTAAGACAGCGGAGGCCATCAACTATCTGCTGACAGAGAAAAAGGCGCCGGTAGGCGGTACCAGCGCCGGTTGCGCTGTGCTCAGCGGGCTGTACTACAGCGGCGAAGGTGGTAGTGCGGTGTCTGACAGCGTGCTGGCCAATCCATACGATACGCTGGTAAAAGTGTATAACAATGATTTCCTGCATGCACCTTATCTGTCCGGCGTAATCAGCGACCAGCATTATGTGAAACGCGGCCGGCAGGGCAGGCATGTAACTTTTATGAGCCGTATTATCACAGATTATGGTATTTTCCCGATGGGTATTGCGCCGGACGAGAAGACGGCCGTTTGCATTGACGAGCATGGCGTGGCAACGGTTTTTGGGGTGAGCAAAGCATATTTTATCCAGGCGGATAGCCTCAAAAAACCTGAACTTTGTGTGAAAGGACAGCCTTTACAATGGAATTGTAACGGACAGGCCCTTAAAGTATATGAAATACCTGCTTCCGCGACCGGCAATGGCCGTTTCCCGTTGTCTGCCGGTGATACCACGGCGCCGGCCGGCGGCACCTGGTACTGGTGGTGGGTGGAAAATGGGGTACTGAAAACCAGGCAGATTTGA
- a CDS encoding isoaspartyl peptidase/L-asparaginase family protein: MKRGFCYLLLACCLMMSRNMASAQKKVGQYVLVIHGGAGTILKKNMSPEMEEAYKASLKRALEKGYGVLQSGGSSLDAVEATVRVLEDDSLFNAGKGAVFTHDGRNELDAAIMNGKTRAAGAVAGVTVIRNPVSAARAVMEKSEHVMMIGPGAEKFAKEAGLEIVDPSYFRTESRWKGLQKALKEDSLASAKSNAYTNPAKLGIINKDNKFGTVGAVALDKQGNLAAATSTGGMTNKKYGRVGDSPIIGAGTYANNNTVAVSCTGWGEYYIRNVVAYDLSALMEYKGLSVQDAGKTVIKKVGDMGGDGGLIALDKNGNMAMPFNTEGMYRGAVTKDGKIEIYIYK; the protein is encoded by the coding sequence ATGAAAAGAGGTTTTTGCTATTTGTTACTGGCCTGTTGCCTGATGATGTCCCGAAATATGGCGTCAGCGCAGAAAAAAGTAGGACAGTATGTACTGGTGATCCATGGCGGCGCAGGCACTATCCTGAAAAAGAACATGTCGCCTGAGATGGAGGAAGCTTATAAAGCATCGCTGAAGCGGGCGCTGGAGAAGGGTTATGGCGTATTGCAATCCGGCGGCAGTAGTCTCGATGCGGTAGAGGCCACCGTACGGGTACTGGAGGACGATTCTCTTTTTAACGCCGGAAAAGGGGCGGTCTTCACCCACGACGGCCGTAACGAACTGGATGCGGCCATCATGAACGGCAAAACCAGGGCGGCGGGCGCCGTAGCTGGTGTGACAGTGATCAGGAACCCTGTCAGTGCTGCCCGTGCAGTGATGGAAAAATCTGAACATGTGATGATGATCGGCCCCGGAGCAGAGAAGTTCGCCAAAGAAGCCGGACTGGAAATTGTGGACCCTTCCTACTTCCGTACTGAGTCCCGCTGGAAAGGCCTGCAAAAAGCGTTGAAAGAAGACTCGCTTGCTTCGGCCAAATCCAACGCCTATACGAATCCCGCGAAGCTGGGCATTATCAACAAGGATAATAAATTCGGCACGGTGGGCGCTGTAGCGCTGGACAAACAGGGAAACCTGGCCGCCGCTACTTCCACTGGTGGTATGACCAACAAAAAATACGGCCGTGTGGGTGATTCGCCGATCATTGGCGCCGGCACTTATGCGAATAATAATACCGTAGCCGTGTCCTGCACCGGCTGGGGCGAGTATTACATCCGCAACGTGGTGGCCTACGACCTTTCTGCGCTGATGGAATATAAAGGGTTGTCTGTGCAGGATGCCGGTAAAACCGTTATCAAAAAAGTGGGCGATATGGGCGGCGATGGCGGCCTCATTGCGCTGGACAAAAACGGTAATATGGCCATGCCTTTTAACACGGAAGGCATGTACAGGGGAGCTGTCACCAAAGACGGGAAGATTGAAATTTATATTTATAAATAA
- a CDS encoding RNA polymerase sigma factor, whose amino-acid sequence MQDLLEKIYRDNDQLAFRQLFLQYSERLIVFAASLLPSREEAEEAVSDVFVKIWQNRASLPAVRNLNTYLYTAVRNTAYNYRTSAGRMPEILTGEHIQVAVNAMAASPEDMLISKENLRKIESAINLLPARCKLIFRLVKEDGLKYREVAEILEVSINTVNTQMAIALKKLGEVIDIRQHFGWME is encoded by the coding sequence ATGCAGGATCTGTTAGAGAAAATATACAGGGACAATGACCAACTAGCCTTTCGCCAGCTGTTTTTGCAGTACAGCGAACGGCTGATTGTTTTTGCTGCATCGTTGCTGCCTTCCCGTGAAGAAGCAGAAGAAGCCGTGTCCGATGTATTTGTGAAGATATGGCAGAACCGCGCCTCGCTGCCTGCGGTGCGTAACCTCAATACCTACCTGTACACTGCTGTCCGTAATACTGCTTACAACTACCGCACCAGCGCCGGCAGGATGCCGGAGATACTGACAGGTGAGCATATCCAGGTGGCTGTTAATGCCATGGCTGCCTCCCCGGAGGATATGCTGATCAGCAAGGAAAACCTGCGGAAGATAGAATCAGCCATCAACCTGTTGCCCGCCCGCTGTAAACTCATCTTCCGCCTTGTAAAGGAAGATGGCCTCAAATACCGTGAGGTGGCGGAAATCCTGGAAGTGTCGATCAACACGGTGAACACCCAGATGGCCATCGCCCTGAAAAAATTGGGTGAGGTGATCGATATCCGTCAGCATTTCGGCTGGATGGAATAA
- a CDS encoding FecR family protein → MEQHERLWELIAKRTAGILSAAEEMELEVLLEATPEVARQQELLDKISLQSTGKPTLERKEMLLDRIMGDIVAAENKETPPVPEMTDDNMQVSRRRWRAIAVAAFLALLLGAATMTYLRTATSPAVVWSTVQTRPGSKTRITLPDGTLVMLNAGSTLSYPSNFAKSGREVKLIGEGYFDVTKMASYPFVIHTNTVDIKVLGTTFNVRAYTDESHTETALISGAVEVTVKDAGKQHITLSPRQKLLVANVITDTVAKPAPAARTDDQKPLIVLESIEKEHTGSLIAETAWVENRFVYRNEHFSQLIKRMERWYGITIECHDQALLQTSFTGNVQGESLDQLLGMLKQTKQFDYNVTAGKVIIH, encoded by the coding sequence ATGGAACAACATGAAAGGCTTTGGGAACTGATAGCTAAACGGACGGCAGGCATTTTGTCGGCCGCAGAGGAGATGGAGCTGGAAGTCCTGCTGGAAGCCACCCCTGAGGTGGCCCGGCAACAGGAGCTGTTGGACAAAATATCCCTGCAAAGTACGGGCAAGCCTACACTCGAAAGGAAGGAAATGCTGCTGGACCGCATCATGGGTGACATCGTCGCTGCTGAAAATAAGGAAACACCACCGGTGCCGGAGATGACGGACGACAATATGCAGGTGTCACGCCGCCGCTGGCGGGCGATAGCCGTTGCCGCTTTCCTGGCGTTGCTGCTGGGCGCCGCCACCATGACGTACCTGCGTACCGCCACTTCCCCCGCGGTGGTGTGGAGCACTGTGCAAACACGGCCCGGCTCCAAAACACGCATCACCCTTCCGGACGGCACGCTGGTCATGCTCAACGCCGGCAGCACCTTGTCTTATCCCAGTAATTTCGCCAAATCCGGACGGGAAGTGAAGCTCATCGGGGAAGGTTATTTTGATGTGACCAAAATGGCCAGCTATCCGTTTGTCATCCACACTAATACGGTTGATATAAAAGTATTGGGCACCACTTTCAATGTAAGGGCCTACACAGATGAATCACATACGGAAACAGCCCTCATCAGCGGCGCGGTGGAAGTGACCGTGAAAGATGCAGGCAAACAACATATCACGTTAAGCCCGCGGCAGAAATTACTGGTGGCCAACGTCATCACGGACACTGTGGCGAAACCCGCGCCGGCAGCCCGGACGGACGACCAGAAACCATTGATCGTACTGGAAAGCATTGAAAAGGAACATACCGGTAGCCTGATAGCGGAAACGGCCTGGGTGGAAAACAGATTTGTATACCGTAATGAGCATTTTTCACAACTGATAAAAAGAATGGAAAGATGGTATGGCATTACAATAGAATGTCATGACCAGGCATTGTTACAGACCTCCTTTACCGGTAACGTACAGGGTGAATCGCTGGACCAGCTGCTGGGCATGTTAAAACAGACCAAACAATTCGATTATAACGTCACCGCAGGAAAAGTCATTATTCATTAA
- a CDS encoding TonB-dependent receptor, protein MKKFTKSGPPTVWARVQQMLLIMKFTTLLLLLVAQASASVYSQKKISIRAEATLLDKMLIMLEKKSNYRFFFNNDELKDVPPVSVDMSGVTVTEALDRLLLPRNLHYKVLDNNVVVVTRAGNEIRDKHIKGKVVNAKGEPLPGVTVKVSGANAGAVTNANGEYELNAPDNATLVFSFIGHIQQTATLDGRTTVNITLQEDTQGLNEVVVVGYGTQKKGDLTGAVATLDGKKLESRPLVNLAQGLQGMVPNLNVNLNNGAPGKGATFNVRGNTSINGGGPLVLVDGVQMDPNLINPADVANVTVLKDAASAAIYGVRGAYGVILITTKKPGKDAPLRLNYSTSYTITRPTRMPKYLNSVDYIRMHREADRTGQLSGGNAASEPFTTEDSVRAAAYFKDPANNLPVYVDPANPSKYRYVGNTDWIKELYPGWAPMMDHNVSISGGQGKTGYVASLGYFDQKGLLKVANEDFKRYNASLKLNTEATSWLELNMKMMLNRTESNKPTPASHGGLSSGWISGDLRPIMPVYHPDGHFSGQGSFTNIVALATLNGRTKETANDLWLTGGFVLKPLKNLRIVGDYTWNSYGLNNQQHYKEYQEYGANGILLGTFPWSKPSSVKESNNNDYYTALNAYAEYSRQFGQHFLKAMVGYNQEKKQVKGFNVKVKNLIDQTMPAINLNNDNSPLADGRQYSWALAGSFFRLNYDYANKYLLEVNGRYDGTSRFPASNRYVFLPSVSAGWRVSEEGFFKPLLDVVNDLKLRASYGTLGNQALNPDQNANTDIYPYIPTMPSGKVDYIFDDQKGVYVGVPGLVSQNFTWEKVSTRNFGLDVTLLKNRLSATFDWYIRDTKDMLLNGYPLPGILGTSAPKVNTGEMRTKGWELGVNWRDKINDDLSYEVNLALSDYSATITRYDLNPTKTLGSGTYYVGQKLDEIWGYVTDGFFQSDAEAAGADQSNLWNGKWLAGDIKFKDLNGDKKITSGQNTAVDPGDRKVIGNKTPRYQFGVNLSVQYKNFDFNMLIQGVGKRDVMLDGNTFWGFKSEWDVPMVYQLDYWTPDHPDAYYPRQRFGGGGNFQAQTKYLQNAAYARMKNLSVGYTLPASAMRAMRMQKLRVYVSAQNLFEVTKLHKAYDPEIFDAKDYPLNRAISFGLQLGL, encoded by the coding sequence ATGAAAAAATTTACTAAGTCGGGGCCTCCCACCGTATGGGCAAGGGTCCAGCAGATGTTATTGATTATGAAGTTCACCACGTTGTTGCTGCTACTGGTAGCGCAGGCTTCGGCCAGTGTTTATTCCCAGAAAAAGATCAGTATCCGGGCAGAGGCCACGCTCCTGGATAAAATGCTGATCATGCTGGAGAAAAAATCCAATTATCGTTTTTTCTTTAATAATGATGAGTTGAAAGATGTGCCCCCCGTATCTGTTGATATGAGCGGCGTAACGGTGACTGAAGCGCTGGACCGCCTGCTGTTGCCCCGTAACCTGCACTATAAAGTGCTGGACAATAACGTTGTGGTGGTCACCCGCGCCGGCAACGAAATCCGCGACAAACATATCAAAGGAAAGGTGGTCAATGCGAAAGGCGAGCCCCTGCCAGGCGTAACGGTAAAAGTCTCCGGTGCCAACGCCGGCGCTGTTACCAACGCTAATGGCGAATACGAACTGAATGCGCCGGACAATGCGACCCTGGTGTTTTCCTTTATCGGCCACATCCAGCAGACGGCTACCCTGGATGGACGTACCACTGTTAACATCACTTTGCAGGAAGATACCCAGGGCCTCAACGAAGTCGTGGTAGTAGGTTATGGCACCCAGAAAAAAGGTGACCTCACCGGCGCCGTAGCCACGCTGGATGGCAAAAAACTTGAAAGCCGCCCGCTGGTAAACCTGGCGCAGGGCCTGCAAGGCATGGTGCCCAACTTAAATGTGAACCTGAACAACGGCGCTCCGGGCAAAGGCGCCACCTTCAACGTACGCGGTAATACATCTATCAACGGCGGTGGCCCGCTGGTGCTGGTAGACGGTGTACAGATGGACCCTAACCTCATCAATCCTGCCGACGTGGCTAACGTCACCGTGCTGAAAGATGCGGCTTCCGCTGCCATCTATGGCGTAAGAGGCGCATACGGCGTTATCCTCATCACTACCAAAAAGCCGGGTAAAGATGCGCCGCTGCGGTTGAACTATTCCACTTCCTATACCATTACCCGCCCCACCCGCATGCCGAAATACCTCAATTCAGTGGATTATATCCGTATGCACCGTGAAGCCGATCGCACCGGTCAGCTCTCCGGCGGCAACGCTGCCTCCGAACCCTTTACCACAGAAGATTCTGTTCGTGCTGCGGCATACTTTAAAGATCCTGCCAACAACCTGCCGGTATATGTGGACCCTGCCAATCCCTCCAAATACCGCTACGTAGGCAATACCGACTGGATAAAAGAACTTTACCCGGGATGGGCGCCCATGATGGACCATAACGTGTCTATCTCCGGCGGCCAGGGCAAAACCGGCTACGTGGCCTCCCTCGGCTATTTCGATCAGAAAGGCCTGCTGAAAGTGGCCAACGAAGATTTTAAAAGATACAATGCGAGCCTGAAACTCAATACAGAAGCAACGTCCTGGCTGGAGCTGAATATGAAAATGATGCTCAACCGAACAGAGAGCAACAAACCCACTCCTGCCAGTCACGGCGGCCTTTCATCCGGCTGGATCTCCGGCGACCTGCGCCCCATCATGCCTGTTTACCACCCCGACGGCCACTTCTCCGGACAGGGCTCCTTTACCAACATCGTAGCCCTCGCCACTCTCAACGGCCGCACCAAAGAAACCGCCAATGACCTGTGGCTCACCGGCGGATTTGTACTGAAACCACTCAAAAACCTGCGTATCGTGGGCGACTATACGTGGAACAGTTATGGCCTCAACAACCAGCAACATTATAAAGAGTACCAGGAGTACGGCGCCAACGGCATACTGCTGGGCACTTTCCCCTGGAGTAAACCCAGCAGCGTAAAAGAAAGCAATAACAACGACTACTATACAGCGTTGAATGCCTATGCGGAATACTCCCGCCAGTTTGGCCAGCATTTCCTGAAAGCCATGGTGGGCTACAACCAGGAAAAGAAGCAGGTGAAAGGGTTTAACGTGAAAGTGAAAAACCTGATCGATCAGACCATGCCAGCCATCAACCTCAACAACGACAACAGTCCGCTGGCCGATGGCCGCCAGTACAGCTGGGCGCTGGCCGGCTCTTTCTTCCGGTTGAATTATGACTATGCCAACAAGTACCTGTTGGAAGTGAACGGTCGCTATGACGGTACTTCCCGTTTCCCTGCCAGCAACCGCTATGTGTTCCTGCCGTCCGTATCTGCCGGCTGGCGCGTATCTGAAGAAGGCTTCTTTAAACCGCTGCTGGACGTTGTCAACGATCTGAAACTGCGCGCTTCCTACGGTACGTTGGGCAACCAGGCGCTGAACCCCGACCAGAACGCCAACACAGACATCTATCCCTATATTCCTACCATGCCAAGTGGTAAAGTGGATTATATTTTCGATGACCAGAAAGGTGTATACGTAGGCGTGCCCGGTCTGGTAAGCCAGAATTTTACCTGGGAAAAAGTAAGCACGCGCAACTTCGGCCTGGACGTGACCCTGCTGAAAAACCGTCTCAGCGCCACTTTCGACTGGTATATCCGCGATACCAAAGACATGCTGCTGAATGGTTATCCGTTGCCCGGTATCCTCGGTACTTCCGCTCCTAAAGTAAATACCGGCGAAATGCGTACCAAAGGCTGGGAACTGGGTGTTAACTGGAGAGATAAGATCAACGATGACCTTTCCTATGAAGTAAACCTGGCACTGTCTGATTATTCCGCTACCATCACCCGCTACGACCTCAATCCTACCAAAACACTTGGCAGTGGTACCTACTACGTAGGCCAGAAACTGGACGAGATATGGGGATATGTGACAGACGGATTTTTCCAGTCGGACGCGGAAGCTGCCGGTGCCGACCAGTCCAACCTCTGGAACGGCAAATGGCTGGCCGGCGATATCAAATTCAAAGACCTGAACGGCGACAAAAAAATCACCAGTGGCCAGAACACCGCTGTTGATCCGGGTGACCGCAAAGTGATTGGCAATAAAACACCCCGTTACCAGTTTGGCGTGAATCTCTCCGTACAGTATAAAAACTTCGATTTTAATATGCTCATACAGGGCGTAGGCAAACGCGACGTGATGCTGGACGGCAACACCTTCTGGGGCTTCAAGAGCGAATGGGACGTACCTATGGTATATCAGCTGGATTACTGGACCCCCGATCATCCTGACGCTTACTACCCACGCCAGCGCTTCGGTGGTGGCGGTAACTTCCAGGCACAAACGAAATACCTGCAGAACGCTGCTTATGCCCGTATGAAAAACCTGTCGGTTGGCTACACGTTGCCGGCTTCCGCCATGCGGGCCATGCGGATGCAGAAACTGCGTGTGTACGTGTCTGCGCAGAACCTGTTTGAAGTGACCAAACTGCACAAAGCATACGATCCGGAAATATTTGACGCGAAAGACTATCCGCTCAACAGGGCCATCTCTTTCGGTTTGCAACTGGGCTTATAA
- a CDS encoding RagB/SusD family nutrient uptake outer membrane protein produces MMMMKKRNIIYALTLSVMALTGCKRDSFLDLNPDDAFSDPTFFKNESDLKLYCNGFYSTLPVMDNNSDNNSDDMVPRSKDAFLSGQYIVPIVKDDDKGEWSWKNERSANYFLARYQRAAVGDDVKNKYAAEARFFRALYFWQKVKRYGDVPWFSKDLNENSPELDLPRTPHKQVMDSVLADLNFAVANLPAPGSAEKGRLHKFAAAALKARICLWEGSYRKYHSLGDDQPMMREAANAAQLVMTSGLYDLYTTGHPATDYYNLFIQEELLGNKEAIMPKRFIKDVFMHNLTRQLGEGNTGFSKSFVRSFLCTDGLPTALSPLYKGDDSIQAEITNRDPRFGQLIATPGFVFQVDASGNKDIITLPRIGTSVTSTGYQRVKGRSSSLEQWNANQSTLDLFIFRYAEVLLVYAEAKAELNECDQAVIDQTISKLRARVGMPAMQIAALIKDPKSDFPALPVLLDEIRRERRVELGAEGFRFDDLLRWNAGKLIENPESILGMKLRPEVKAQYPNQGQVKDIVLDANGYIRVYPDITARVWNDKMYLYPIPTQELTLNPKLLPQNKGW; encoded by the coding sequence ATGATGATGATGAAAAAAAGAAATATCATATATGCGTTAACGTTATCAGTCATGGCATTGACCGGCTGCAAGCGTGATTCTTTCCTCGACCTGAACCCCGACGATGCTTTCAGTGATCCGACTTTCTTTAAGAACGAGTCTGACCTGAAGTTGTACTGCAACGGTTTTTACAGCACATTGCCGGTGATGGACAACAACTCGGACAATAACTCCGATGACATGGTGCCGCGCAGCAAAGACGCGTTTTTGTCGGGCCAGTACATAGTGCCCATCGTAAAAGACGATGACAAAGGTGAGTGGAGCTGGAAAAACGAGCGAAGCGCCAACTACTTCCTGGCGCGTTATCAGCGTGCCGCCGTAGGTGACGATGTGAAAAACAAATATGCCGCCGAAGCCCGTTTCTTCCGTGCATTGTATTTCTGGCAGAAAGTAAAACGTTATGGCGATGTGCCCTGGTTTTCCAAAGACCTGAATGAAAACTCTCCGGAGCTGGACCTGCCGCGTACACCGCACAAACAGGTGATGGACTCTGTGCTGGCAGACCTGAACTTTGCTGTAGCCAACCTGCCTGCGCCGGGCAGTGCGGAAAAGGGCCGTCTGCATAAATTTGCCGCCGCCGCCTTGAAAGCGCGTATCTGCCTGTGGGAAGGTAGCTACCGCAAATATCACAGCCTCGGTGATGATCAGCCGATGATGCGTGAAGCTGCTAATGCTGCGCAGCTGGTGATGACCAGTGGTTTGTACGATCTGTATACCACCGGGCATCCCGCCACCGATTATTATAACCTGTTTATACAGGAAGAACTGTTGGGCAACAAGGAAGCGATCATGCCCAAACGTTTTATCAAGGATGTGTTCATGCACAATCTTACCCGCCAGCTGGGAGAAGGTAATACGGGTTTCAGCAAAAGTTTTGTGCGCTCTTTCCTGTGTACTGATGGCCTGCCCACTGCGCTCAGCCCTTTGTATAAGGGAGATGATTCCATCCAGGCGGAGATCACCAACCGGGATCCCCGTTTCGGGCAGCTGATTGCCACCCCGGGTTTTGTATTTCAGGTAGATGCCAGCGGCAACAAGGATATTATCACTCTGCCGCGTATAGGCACCAGCGTTACAAGCACCGGCTACCAGCGCGTGAAAGGCCGTTCTTCCAGCCTGGAGCAGTGGAACGCCAACCAATCCACGCTGGACCTGTTTATTTTCCGTTATGCAGAAGTGTTGCTGGTATACGCAGAAGCCAAAGCAGAACTGAACGAATGTGACCAGGCCGTGATCGATCAGACGATCAGCAAACTGCGTGCGAGGGTAGGCATGCCCGCCATGCAGATCGCTGCACTGATAAAAGACCCGAAATCCGATTTCCCTGCATTGCCTGTGCTGCTGGATGAAATACGCCGGGAGAGGAGAGTAGAGCTGGGCGCAGAAGGTTTCCGTTTTGACGACCTGTTGCGCTGGAATGCCGGCAAGCTTATCGAGAACCCTGAATCTATTCTGGGCATGAAACTGCGACCTGAGGTGAAAGCGCAGTACCCCAACCAGGGCCAGGTTAAAGATATCGTGCTGGACGCCAACGGTTATATCCGGGTATATCCTGATATCACCGCCAGGGTGTGGAACGATAAAATGTACCTGTATCCTATCCCGACACAGGAGCTGACGTTGAATCCGAAGCTGTTGCCACAGAATAAAGGCTGGTAA
- a CDS encoding RNA polymerase sigma factor, with protein sequence MTAHELHTENNLFRAIANGDEKAFETLFHRYRNKVYTIAWKITGSEAVAEEIVLDVFLKVWLKREQLPELEYFTAWLFTITRNRVFKTLKQLAQQATSHAISDQEEWLLPPVASSSEPLLEKEYRQILHDAVSRLSPQQQKVYQLIKEHGMKREEAARALNLSPETVKRHLAEAMHFIRTYCSYHLGTYATLLIIKELL encoded by the coding sequence ATGACCGCCCACGAGCTACATACTGAGAACAACCTGTTCCGGGCGATTGCCAACGGAGATGAAAAAGCATTCGAGACGCTTTTTCATCGGTACCGTAATAAAGTATACACTATTGCCTGGAAGATCACCGGCTCCGAAGCGGTGGCGGAGGAGATAGTGCTGGACGTATTTCTGAAGGTATGGTTAAAACGGGAACAATTGCCGGAGCTGGAATACTTTACCGCCTGGCTGTTTACGATTACCCGTAACCGTGTGTTCAAGACGCTGAAACAGCTGGCGCAGCAGGCTACCAGCCACGCTATTTCCGACCAGGAAGAGTGGTTGTTGCCACCGGTGGCTTCGTCCAGCGAGCCGTTGCTGGAAAAAGAATACCGTCAGATTTTACATGATGCTGTGTCCCGTTTGTCGCCGCAGCAACAGAAAGTTTACCAGCTGATCAAAGAGCACGGCATGAAGCGGGAAGAGGCGGCCAGAGCGCTGAACCTTTCACCCGAGACCGTGAAACGCCATCTGGCAGAGGCGATGCACTTTATCCGTACCTACTGTAGTTATCATCTGGGCACCTACGCCACCTTGCTTATTATTAAGGAATTGTTATGA